One genomic segment of Paenibacillus durus includes these proteins:
- a CDS encoding SDR family NAD(P)-dependent oxidoreductase, whose amino-acid sequence MKRQLLNRKQILEQIQSGQLSPAEGYSLIQSLPQGKESGAAQEESVSPKPTDIAVIGMSGSFPGASDLNQFWNNLTHGVDSVTGIPQTRWRYQSGGSQLKASGKPLQCDRGGFIDGIDEFDPLFFNISPREAELMDPQQRLFLQTAWHAIEDAGYAPEDLSGSKCGVFAGATQGDYYLNILSSDRELDSQVLTGYSNSMLAARISYFLNLKGPSIPIDTACSASLVAVHQACQSIIHGDCEWALAGGIYLLSTPEMHEMTEKGGMLSPEGKCKAFSHDADGFVPGEGVGVVLLKPLAAAIKDRDYIYGIIKGSAVNQDGKTNGITAPSAVSQHRLQMDCYERYDIDPASIGYLEAHGTGTQLGDPIEISALSKSFAHFTSQKQYCAIGSVKTNIGHTLTAAGAASLIKVLLSMKYGKLVPSLHYQSSNVHIRFEDTPFYVNTALKEWHQEHGQPRRAAVSSYGLSGTNCHMVIEEFLDRHNAPDRASSLLYLFPFSAKTADALEVRMREFHQWLQNGKAADDAIADISFTLAAGRGHFSFRALITAGNLDELRHTLEQVLAGNKPENYADNLEEGSISPDNFVRFYLGGGKPDFISMYEGQARRRVAGLPGYPFAKESYWIAGEENGRLSHTVDSQGSELTGEGMITEFYGTEPVLKDHLVEGLQVLPGAAYIDLAVQSADRAGYTSVSRLSGVTWLHPFSVEHKPVKLELAFTGEALSDNGLRCQAFSNGENGRVIHFQADLFTGERPASLQETKPAAVIRSELIKTMKPLNVERCYEKLRSSGIEHKGSFRSIRELYSSGTEAVARLELQEDSENEKKHTRRNAVPNAYSIHPALLDGAFQSAIGIDGFANSGYIPFSADEIIIYGVLPERCYVHVRYIGKGSAGENRIQRFDMVIFDEQGEVLIQVNNLLAREAKRMAKSSSDPSLLYFREEWQIVPEVEERSRQQCSPGNVIVFEEGREWFDHLQSMLSLSEADVTDSTLTLVNPANQYHNVQADTFGINTGNPLDYHKLVEELKHSGRLPAAIVYISNREQASYSSVSGMSSAIRSSFHPMLYLCQALMGAKLYQPMTLYYIYQSDDSVCNPHQTAITGFARTLTLENPQFELKTVELYNMEKRERAYEAVFNLLTGANSASLGPENEMIRLTEGRMQVKQLVRCEPAAAPEKGLTLRTDGVYLITGGLGGVGMITAEHLAHLSKVKIVLTGRTEPNLQQQQRIDKMKDNGSEVTFMQADISESESVNALILELKQRYGRIHGVFHSAGVLRDSFILRKTIQEAESVIAPKANAVYLLDQALKDEPLDFFVLYSAIASIVGNPGQSDYAYANRFMDDYARYRELLRKRDQRSGITVSINWPLWSDGGMTVSEYTALSLRKRLGMLPMSTRNGLQALHTCLTFGHPGVMVLEGNEREVMRSLGISAVNEPHKSAAPLSGNAEIAASAAEPGVNLQAAAEQLLKDVFAKVIQLSSVRISEHAQFEQYGIDSIVVMKINDELETIFGRLSKTLLFEYTTITELAQYFVSRHKDVLSTKLPVIDRQPKREDQSYAAEVEQVQPVNLTFDHEFGSQENRVDEESPAKLEGFAVIGLSGRYPQAENLEEYWDNLVSGKDCITEIPAERWDIHTESLRNTESSGKQMSKWGGFIDGVDQFDPLFFNISPKDAVGMDPQERLFLETAWNAVEDAGYTRQQLDSKEIGVFVGVMYGHYPLIGLEGQGLGNPAVNSSFASIANRVSYYFNWCGPSMAVDTMCSSSLTALHLACESLRRKESELALAGGVNLSLHPLKYQVLGEGQFTSSDGRCRSFGEGGDGYVPGEGVGAMLLKSLEQAIRDGDHIYGVIKSTAINHGGRTNGYTVPNPNAQAKVIARAVAEAKIEPRTISYIEAHGTGTSLGDPIEITGLAKAFEHYSEDKQYCRIGSVKSNIGHLESAAGIAGLTKLLLQLKHKQLVPSLHADKLNPFIDLERTPFSVQKKLEHWPKTVIENHGKWQEYPRRAGLSAFGAGGSNAHVLVEDYEGSYGEKNGEMLLPDDERRLIVLSAHSMDRLQAYALKLAAFVERRLLSKPSRLNIEGGDSLKLALWKSIQQGLAEVTGIKAEEIHNDDALESFSLDPVQWDTVAGQLGSRWKVSIGLADLFNHRSAGDLADHLYWSNLNHLLQFNSDTQAADYEAASLSLQNISYTLQAGREAMEYRLAFAVSGSSQLQETLEAFGQGRVARGTLFTGRVKKHVEEYAPHKVYTLDEVEQALLKRDLLRLAQYWVEGVEIEWERLYSSDAPKRVSLPTYPFKRKRYWLNTASDRLTSSTITSKPAATSSVKELSHVVSVPAASVAAVSVPAASGAWAPLDLGASAGYVGDEVSLEIVEGSIALVTMRDKANKNMFSSNIIQGLMAKFHEIKGNPNLKAVVITGYDHVFCMGGTREQLLDISERRSQFTDNPFMFRGLLEAEIPVIAAMQGHASGGGMLFGLFADIVIMAEESIYSAVFTKYGFTPGMGATFILKEKFGPNIATELMFTASSYSGAELKDRGASVLFRKRADVLQEALNIARSLADKPLFTLKVLKKELSGAILEKLPQHIQKEIEMHDLTFNHPEVVQRIQRYHVSSQDQSSVPSSTVPVAKIHLSPSVAAPQSNQPAISEAVFKENAEEIITAIVSRILHLPVGEWNTDSTFKELGTDSISGIEIIREVNSSLGVNFDAVVLYDYPTIQRLAQAVRDQKGKQSFKKDSPAPSAEPELHVKLPQQGESIPITLSNTLDTVMTAVKNVLHITDTDQLEPDSTFNELGVDSISGVEITRLINASHGLHVDAVALYDYPTLKRLAKHVHDEVSRSHTVPSAFAPMPVPAPSGSDPAPSDPVRLDPALTEPPLSAPVLTGSYLRSGNRSEVKHVPQEGSPRQLKIKLGDINRHPNSEGRPERREEQAAPSSEESEGERGTYTIADNRQSSDDVAVIGMAGRFPGADNLTQFWSNLKNGVDSISEVPQDRWNMDDYYDADGKAPGKSVCKVGGFINGADLFDPLFFNISPVEAELMDPQQRVFLEECWKALEDAGYSDRSLSDIKCGVFVGATQGDYLQKLSVNDYDKTAEAFTGSSSSILAGRVSYFLNLKGPSMAIETACSSSLVAVHQACQSIRNGECQMALAGGVRLMFTPDLIIQSSKMGILSTSGQCRTFDKNADGTLISEGAGVIVLKPLKQALLDGDPVYGVIKGSGINQDGKTNGITAPSSQSQTELECDVYNRYAINPENIGYVEAHGTATKLGDPIEIKALTEAFGSFTAKKQYCAIGSVKSNIGHTTMAGGIAGLIKALLSLKHKQIPPSLHFEEENEHIRFRDTPFYVNTQLTDWQANPGIRRMAAVSAFGFSGTNCHIVLEEAP is encoded by the coding sequence ATGAAGAGACAACTATTGAACCGCAAACAAATCCTTGAACAGATTCAAAGCGGTCAATTAAGTCCTGCGGAGGGCTACTCCTTAATCCAATCCTTGCCTCAAGGGAAGGAAAGCGGGGCTGCCCAGGAAGAATCCGTAAGCCCAAAACCTACAGATATCGCTGTGATCGGCATGTCCGGAAGTTTCCCTGGTGCCAGCGACTTGAACCAGTTCTGGAATAATCTGACCCACGGCGTGGATTCCGTAACCGGAATTCCGCAGACGCGCTGGCGTTATCAATCCGGCGGCAGCCAGCTCAAAGCTTCAGGTAAGCCGCTGCAATGTGACCGTGGGGGATTTATTGACGGGATTGATGAATTCGATCCATTGTTCTTCAATATTTCACCCCGCGAAGCCGAGCTGATGGACCCGCAGCAAAGATTATTTTTGCAGACGGCCTGGCATGCCATTGAAGATGCGGGGTATGCGCCGGAAGACCTCTCGGGGAGCAAGTGCGGTGTATTTGCCGGGGCTACCCAAGGGGACTATTATCTGAACATTCTCAGCTCGGACCGCGAGCTTGATTCCCAGGTTCTTACCGGCTATAGCAACTCTATGCTGGCAGCGCGAATTTCCTATTTTCTAAACTTGAAGGGTCCCAGCATCCCCATCGATACCGCTTGCTCCGCTTCTTTGGTTGCGGTACATCAGGCTTGTCAGAGCATTATTCATGGGGACTGCGAATGGGCATTGGCGGGTGGAATCTATTTATTATCCACTCCCGAGATGCATGAGATGACCGAAAAGGGAGGCATGCTGTCCCCGGAAGGAAAATGCAAAGCCTTTAGTCATGACGCAGACGGGTTTGTCCCCGGAGAAGGCGTAGGCGTTGTCCTGCTCAAACCTTTGGCGGCAGCCATTAAGGACCGTGATTATATCTATGGAATCATCAAAGGCTCAGCAGTTAACCAGGATGGAAAAACGAACGGAATTACGGCTCCAAGCGCCGTTTCCCAGCACCGCCTGCAAATGGATTGTTATGAGCGCTACGATATTGATCCGGCTTCAATCGGTTATCTTGAAGCTCATGGGACAGGGACGCAGCTAGGTGATCCAATCGAAATATCCGCTTTGAGCAAGTCGTTCGCTCATTTTACGTCACAGAAGCAGTATTGTGCCATTGGTTCGGTAAAAACGAATATCGGCCATACGTTAACGGCGGCGGGTGCAGCCAGTTTAATAAAAGTTCTACTGAGCATGAAATATGGCAAGCTCGTTCCATCGCTTCATTATCAGTCTTCCAATGTGCATATCCGGTTCGAGGATACGCCGTTTTATGTAAATACTGCACTGAAAGAATGGCATCAGGAGCATGGGCAGCCGCGAAGAGCGGCAGTCAGTTCCTACGGTCTTAGCGGAACCAATTGTCATATGGTTATTGAAGAATTCTTAGACCGGCACAATGCCCCGGATCGGGCTTCCTCTCTGCTATATCTGTTTCCGTTCTCGGCGAAAACCGCTGATGCTCTGGAAGTGCGGATGAGAGAATTTCACCAATGGCTTCAAAATGGGAAAGCGGCGGATGATGCGATTGCTGATATCAGCTTCACTCTTGCCGCAGGGCGCGGTCATTTTTCGTTCCGCGCTTTGATCACTGCCGGTAATTTAGATGAGCTGCGGCATACACTGGAGCAGGTGCTTGCCGGAAATAAGCCGGAGAATTATGCGGACAATCTTGAAGAGGGCAGCATTTCCCCGGACAATTTTGTACGATTCTATCTTGGCGGCGGCAAACCTGACTTCATAAGCATGTATGAAGGACAAGCGCGGCGAAGAGTTGCCGGATTACCAGGATATCCCTTTGCTAAAGAGAGCTATTGGATTGCCGGTGAAGAGAACGGACGCCTCTCTCATACAGTTGACAGCCAGGGCAGCGAGCTTACAGGGGAAGGCATGATTACCGAGTTTTACGGTACAGAACCTGTTCTGAAGGATCATCTGGTGGAAGGTCTGCAAGTGCTGCCCGGCGCAGCCTACATCGACCTTGCCGTACAATCTGCCGACAGGGCGGGATATACGTCGGTCAGCAGGCTGAGCGGCGTAACCTGGCTTCATCCGTTTAGTGTGGAGCATAAGCCGGTGAAGCTGGAGCTGGCGTTCACAGGTGAAGCGCTGAGCGATAACGGGCTGAGATGCCAAGCGTTCTCTAACGGCGAGAATGGGCGGGTTATACATTTTCAGGCTGACTTATTCACAGGGGAACGTCCCGCTTCGCTTCAAGAAACGAAACCGGCGGCTGTCATAAGGTCTGAGCTGATAAAGACTATGAAGCCGCTGAATGTGGAGCGTTGTTATGAGAAGCTGCGGTCCAGTGGCATTGAGCACAAGGGCAGCTTCAGAAGCATCCGCGAGCTGTATTCCTCCGGCACAGAAGCGGTTGCCCGTCTGGAATTACAGGAGGACAGCGAGAACGAGAAAAAGCATACCCGGAGAAATGCGGTGCCGAATGCATATTCTATCCATCCTGCCTTGCTGGATGGGGCTTTCCAGAGTGCGATTGGAATAGATGGCTTTGCGAATAGCGGCTATATTCCATTTTCAGCAGATGAAATAATCATTTACGGCGTTTTGCCTGAACGCTGCTATGTCCATGTGCGGTATATAGGAAAAGGAAGCGCCGGTGAAAACCGAATCCAGCGGTTCGACATGGTGATTTTTGATGAGCAGGGTGAAGTTCTTATACAGGTTAACAATTTGCTGGCGCGTGAGGCAAAGAGGATGGCCAAGTCTTCATCTGATCCGAGCTTGCTGTATTTCCGCGAAGAATGGCAGATTGTGCCTGAAGTTGAGGAACGATCCCGGCAACAGTGCTCTCCCGGCAATGTGATTGTGTTCGAGGAGGGCAGGGAATGGTTTGATCACTTGCAGAGTATGCTTTCGCTTTCGGAAGCGGATGTCACGGATTCAACGCTTACCTTGGTGAACCCGGCTAATCAATATCATAATGTGCAGGCTGATACATTCGGAATTAACACCGGTAATCCGTTGGATTATCACAAGCTGGTAGAAGAATTGAAACATAGCGGGAGGCTGCCTGCGGCTATAGTGTATATCAGCAACCGGGAACAGGCTTCCTATTCTTCCGTTTCCGGCATGTCCAGTGCGATTAGAAGCAGCTTTCATCCTATGCTGTATTTATGTCAGGCCCTTATGGGTGCAAAGCTGTATCAACCCATGACGCTGTATTACATTTATCAATCAGATGATTCTGTGTGCAATCCTCACCAGACGGCGATTACGGGATTTGCCCGTACTTTAACCCTGGAGAATCCGCAGTTTGAGCTGAAAACGGTTGAGCTTTACAACATGGAAAAGCGGGAGCGGGCCTATGAAGCCGTCTTCAATTTATTGACAGGCGCAAATAGCGCATCTTTGGGACCAGAGAATGAAATGATTCGCTTGACCGAGGGACGAATGCAGGTAAAGCAGCTTGTAAGATGTGAGCCTGCTGCTGCTCCGGAGAAAGGCTTAACCCTCAGAACAGATGGCGTTTATCTGATCACAGGCGGTTTAGGCGGAGTTGGAATGATTACGGCGGAGCATCTGGCCCATTTATCTAAGGTGAAGATTGTTCTGACCGGCCGTACGGAACCCAACCTTCAACAGCAGCAACGTATCGATAAGATGAAGGATAACGGCTCTGAAGTGACGTTTATGCAGGCCGACATCTCGGAAAGTGAAAGTGTAAATGCTCTGATTCTGGAGTTGAAACAAAGATACGGCCGTATCCATGGTGTTTTTCATAGCGCAGGTGTGCTTAGGGATTCTTTTATTCTCAGGAAAACCATTCAAGAAGCAGAGAGTGTAATCGCTCCTAAAGCTAATGCTGTTTACTTGCTGGACCAAGCGCTTAAGGATGAACCGCTAGACTTCTTTGTCCTTTATTCAGCCATAGCTTCCATTGTAGGCAACCCCGGTCAAAGTGATTATGCTTATGCCAACCGCTTCATGGATGACTATGCCCGTTACAGGGAGTTGTTACGGAAGCGGGACCAGCGCTCGGGAATCACAGTATCCATTAACTGGCCGCTGTGGTCCGATGGAGGAATGACTGTCTCTGAGTATACTGCACTGAGTCTCCGTAAACGGCTCGGGATGCTGCCCATGTCCACACGTAACGGGCTGCAAGCGTTACACACCTGCCTGACCTTCGGACATCCGGGCGTCATGGTATTAGAAGGGAATGAACGGGAAGTGATGAGATCCTTGGGTATCTCTGCAGTTAATGAACCGCATAAATCGGCAGCACCGCTAAGTGGCAATGCCGAAATTGCCGCCTCGGCGGCGGAGCCTGGTGTGAACCTTCAGGCCGCTGCGGAACAGCTATTGAAAGACGTCTTCGCCAAAGTGATCCAACTGTCCTCGGTCCGCATAAGTGAGCATGCTCAGTTCGAGCAATACGGCATTGATTCCATTGTGGTGATGAAAATCAATGATGAGCTGGAAACGATATTCGGCAGATTATCCAAAACGTTGTTATTTGAATACACGACGATTACGGAATTGGCGCAATATTTTGTAAGCAGACATAAGGATGTGCTGAGCACCAAACTTCCAGTTATCGATCGCCAGCCCAAGCGGGAGGATCAATCATACGCAGCAGAGGTGGAGCAGGTTCAGCCGGTGAATTTGACTTTTGATCACGAATTCGGCAGTCAAGAGAACCGGGTAGATGAAGAGAGTCCAGCGAAGCTTGAAGGCTTTGCTGTCATTGGGCTGAGCGGACGCTATCCGCAGGCGGAGAATCTGGAAGAGTACTGGGACAACCTGGTGTCCGGTAAAGATTGTATTACTGAAATTCCGGCGGAGAGATGGGATATCCACACAGAATCCTTGCGGAATACGGAAAGCTCCGGCAAGCAGATGAGCAAATGGGGCGGATTTATAGACGGGGTTGATCAATTTGACCCGTTGTTCTTCAATATTTCGCCGAAGGATGCCGTGGGAATGGACCCTCAGGAACGGCTGTTTCTGGAAACGGCGTGGAATGCTGTTGAAGATGCCGGTTATACCAGACAGCAGCTTGACAGCAAAGAAATAGGTGTGTTCGTAGGAGTTATGTATGGACATTATCCGTTGATTGGACTAGAGGGACAAGGGCTGGGAAATCCCGCCGTGAATTCATCCTTCGCTTCTATTGCCAATCGGGTGTCTTATTATTTCAACTGGTGCGGACCCAGCATGGCGGTGGATACCATGTGTTCATCCTCGCTAACCGCGCTGCATCTGGCGTGTGAAAGCCTGCGCAGGAAGGAAAGCGAGCTGGCGTTGGCCGGCGGCGTCAATCTGTCTCTGCATCCACTGAAATATCAGGTGCTCGGCGAAGGGCAATTCACTTCCAGCGACGGACGGTGCCGCAGCTTTGGCGAGGGCGGGGACGGTTATGTCCCGGGCGAAGGCGTGGGCGCTATGCTGCTCAAATCGCTGGAGCAAGCAATTCGGGACGGCGATCACATCTACGGTGTAATCAAATCAACCGCCATCAATCATGGCGGGCGCACCAACGGCTACACGGTGCCTAACCCGAATGCCCAAGCCAAAGTGATCGCCAGAGCCGTTGCGGAAGCCAAAATCGAGCCAAGGACGATCAGCTATATTGAGGCTCATGGAACAGGCACTTCTCTTGGAGATCCTATAGAGATCACCGGACTGGCCAAGGCATTTGAACATTACTCGGAGGATAAGCAGTATTGCCGGATCGGCTCGGTGAAGTCCAATATCGGGCATTTGGAGTCAGCGGCCGGAATTGCCGGGTTAACTAAATTATTACTTCAGCTCAAACACAAGCAGCTTGTCCCTTCTCTGCATGCGGATAAACTTAATCCTTTTATTGATTTGGAAAGAACTCCATTCTCCGTCCAAAAGAAGCTGGAGCACTGGCCTAAAACAGTGATTGAGAACCACGGGAAATGGCAGGAGTATCCACGCCGGGCGGGCTTAAGCGCCTTTGGAGCGGGCGGATCGAACGCGCATGTTCTTGTGGAAGATTATGAAGGCAGTTATGGAGAAAAGAACGGCGAGATGCTCTTGCCTGATGATGAGCGGAGGTTAATCGTACTTTCAGCTCATAGCATGGATAGATTGCAAGCATACGCCTTGAAGCTGGCTGCATTTGTGGAGCGCCGCTTATTGTCCAAGCCATCCCGGCTAAATATAGAGGGCGGGGATTCACTAAAGCTTGCGCTCTGGAAGTCCATTCAGCAAGGGCTTGCCGAGGTCACCGGGATAAAGGCGGAAGAGATTCACAATGATGATGCCCTGGAATCCTTTTCGCTTGATCCGGTACAGTGGGATACGGTGGCCGGCCAACTGGGCAGCCGCTGGAAGGTAAGTATCGGACTTGCGGATCTGTTCAATCACAGGAGCGCCGGAGATTTGGCAGATCATTTATATTGGAGCAACCTGAACCATCTCCTGCAGTTCAATAGCGATACCCAAGCAGCTGATTACGAAGCGGCTTCTTTGTCGTTGCAGAATATAAGCTACACTCTGCAAGCCGGGAGAGAGGCTATGGAGTACCGTTTAGCTTTTGCCGTATCCGGTTCCAGCCAATTACAGGAAACCTTGGAGGCGTTCGGCCAGGGACGCGTTGCCCGGGGGACCCTGTTTACCGGAAGAGTTAAAAAGCATGTGGAGGAGTACGCTCCCCACAAAGTCTATACTCTGGATGAGGTGGAACAAGCACTGTTAAAACGCGATCTCCTACGGCTGGCTCAATATTGGGTGGAGGGGGTAGAGATCGAGTGGGAGCGATTATATTCATCGGATGCTCCCAAGCGGGTGTCTTTGCCTACCTATCCTTTTAAACGCAAAAGATATTGGCTTAACACGGCCTCTGACCGCTTAACCAGCAGCACAATCACCAGTAAACCGGCAGCCACATCATCCGTTAAGGAGCTTTCACACGTTGTTTCGGTTCCTGCCGCATCGGTTGCGGCTGTTTCAGTGCCTGCGGCTTCGGGGGCCTGGGCTCCATTGGATTTGGGGGCTTCCGCCGGATATGTCGGAGATGAGGTCAGCCTGGAAATCGTTGAAGGCAGTATTGCACTCGTGACCATGCGGGATAAGGCCAATAAGAATATGTTCTCCAGTAATATCATACAGGGGCTGATGGCCAAATTTCATGAAATCAAAGGCAACCCTAACCTCAAGGCAGTTGTTATTACGGGTTACGACCATGTATTCTGCATGGGTGGAACGAGGGAGCAATTGCTGGATATTTCAGAGAGAAGAAGCCAGTTTACCGATAATCCGTTTATGTTCCGCGGGCTGCTGGAAGCTGAAATTCCCGTCATTGCCGCCATGCAGGGACATGCCTCCGGAGGCGGCATGCTGTTCGGTCTATTCGCGGACATCGTCATTATGGCGGAAGAGAGTATTTATAGCGCGGTGTTCACAAAGTATGGCTTCACGCCGGGTATGGGGGCGACCTTTATTTTGAAGGAAAAGTTCGGACCCAACATCGCCACGGAGTTGATGTTTACAGCAAGCAGCTATTCAGGAGCGGAGCTGAAGGACAGAGGCGCTTCGGTGCTGTTCAGGAAGCGGGCGGATGTACTGCAAGAAGCGCTGAACATCGCCCGCTCATTGGCTGACAAGCCGCTGTTCACATTAAAGGTGCTGAAGAAGGAGCTGTCGGGTGCTATTTTGGAGAAGCTTCCGCAGCATATCCAAAAGGAAATTGAGATGCACGACCTGACGTTTAACCATCCCGAGGTTGTTCAGCGGATTCAACGTTATCATGTCAGCAGCCAGGATCAGTCTTCGGTACCAAGCTCAACTGTTCCTGTTGCTAAAATTCATTTGTCTCCTTCAGTTGCAGCTCCGCAGAGCAATCAGCCGGCTATAAGCGAAGCTGTATTTAAGGAGAACGCGGAGGAAATCATCACCGCGATTGTCAGCCGGATTCTGCATCTTCCTGTCGGAGAATGGAATACCGATTCAACCTTCAAAGAGCTGGGAACGGATTCCATCAGCGGTATCGAGATCATCCGGGAAGTGAATTCCAGCCTGGGTGTAAATTTTGACGCGGTTGTCTTGTACGACTATCCTACCATCCAGCGGCTGGCGCAGGCGGTAAGGGACCAAAAAGGCAAGCAGTCTTTTAAGAAGGATTCGCCGGCACCGTCTGCAGAACCGGAACTGCATGTAAAGCTTCCGCAGCAGGGGGAAAGCATACCTATTACATTATCTAACACGCTGGATACCGTGATGACAGCGGTTAAGAATGTGCTGCACATCACGGATACGGATCAGTTGGAACCCGACTCCACCTTTAATGAATTAGGCGTGGATTCGATCAGCGGCGTCGAAATCACCAGATTGATCAATGCAAGCCATGGACTGCATGTAGATGCAGTAGCACTGTATGACTATCCTACATTGAAGCGTTTGGCAAAGCATGTGCATGATGAAGTCTCACGCAGCCATACCGTTCCATCGGCCTTTGCTCCAATGCCTGTACCTGCACCATCCGGTTCAGATCCAGCACCATCCGATCCAGTACGGCTTGATCCTGCGCTGACTGAGCCGCCTTTGTCTGCACCTGTACTGACAGGCTCCTATTTGAGAAGCGGCAACCGCTCGGAAGTAAAGCATGTGCCTCAAGAGGGCAGTCCGAGACAGCTAAAGATCAAGCTGGGTGATATAAATAGGCATCCCAATTCAGAGGGAAGGCCGGAACGCAGGGAAGAGCAGGCCGCTCCGTCTTCTGAGGAAAGTGAAGGTGAGAGGGGAACCTATACTATAGCGGATAACCGGCAGTCTAGCGATGATGTGGCGGTAATCGGCATGGCGGGCCGCTTTCCCGGTGCCGATAATTTAACACAGTTCTGGTCCAACCTGAAGAACGGTGTGGATAGCATTTCTGAGGTTCCGCAGGACCGCTGGAATATGGATGATTATTATGATGCGGATGGCAAGGCTCCCGGCAAATCGGTCTGCAAGGTTGGCGGCTTCATCAATGGTGCGGATCTATTCGATCCGCTGTTCTTCAATATTTCACCCGTTGAGGCCGAGCTTATGGACCCTCAGCAGAGGGTATTTCTGGAGGAATGCTGGAAAGCCCTTGAAGATGCCGGTTATTCGGACAGAAGCCTGTCGGACATCAAATGCGGAGTATTCGTAGGAGCAACGCAGGGTGACTATCTGCAGAAGCTCAGTGTTAACGATTACGACAAAACCGCAGAGGCATTTACGGGTTCGTCGTCGTCCATTTTAGCCGGCAGAGTATCCTATTTCCTGAATTTGAAGGGCCCAAGCATGGCGATCGAGACAGCCTGCTCCTCTTCGCTGGTTGCTGTGCATCAAGCCTGCCAAAGTATTAGAAACGGGGAATGCCAAATGGCGCTGGCCGGCGGAGTCAGACTCATGTTCACACCGGACCTGATCATTCAGTCCAGTAAAATGGGCATTCTGTCCACTTCCGGACAATGCCGGACCTTCGATAAGAACGCAGACGGGACGCTGATTAGCGAAGGAGCGGGGGTCATCGTCCTAAAGCCGCTAAAGCAGGCTCTTCTTGACGGGGACCCTGTCTACGGGGTCATTAAAGGCTCGGGCATCAATCAGGATGGGAAAACTAATGGGATTACCGCGCCAAGCTCGCAGTCACAGACTGAGCTGGAGTGTGACGTTTACAATCGGTATGCCATTAACCCCGAGAATATTGGTTATGTGGAAGCTCATGGAACAGCCACCAAGCTGGGAGATCCGATCGAGATCAAGGCTTTGACAGAGGCGTTTGGTTCCTTTACCGCCAAGAAGCAATATTGCGCCATAGGCTCGGTAAAGTCGAACATCGGCCATACCACGATGGCTGGAGGAATCGCCGGATTAATCAAAGCGCTGCTCTCGCTAAAGCATAAACAGATCCCGCCTTCCCTTCATTTTGAAGAGGAAAACGAGCATATTCGCTTCCGTGATACTCCTTTTTATGTGAATACACAGCTTACGGACTGGCAGGCCAATCCGGGTATCCGGCGTATGGCAGCGGTCAGCGCTTTTGGATTTAGTGGAACAAATTGCCACATTGTTCTTGAAGAAGCTCCTTAA